The following coding sequences lie in one Oryza brachyantha chromosome 10, ObraRS2, whole genome shotgun sequence genomic window:
- the LOC102704091 gene encoding uncharacterized protein LOC102704091, whose translation MASEKQRCRISRVPDHIRGVNPALFAPAVFPIGPYHAHVGAGGAPERARRLKEQCLDEVVRLSGSKRGDFLAQMRSLVKRAREYYTEDIDMEDEAMAEMLLLDGSFVLASLHGTARLTRGSSTCGETESSDCANSFTCLEESDEENQVAVANTDVDSWHHFNVARDLFLVENQIPFFVVQKIYELLVKNHPRADRRAVSAVEAYVRDVMAVYAKGDGEAAALQPHHLLHLSHMYLRPIEQLSPWSDDGKCSVTTVGRLRRATQYRGLMVRFRKLDIGGKAAPRSILDLAFRGGALEIPRLEIDGDTWRQMANLVLLEQASPHVGLYVTAYCAFMSQLAGTADDVALLCESGIIEHHLGGDGDVVEGFRKLCDGIIFDANDDAYNYLRPVYQALEEHCRRRTPKLLRWLRAHANCPNPWMVLGVLTIITLLCFIVQQLHHATLRNPAT comes from the coding sequence ATGGCTAGCGAGAAGCAACGATGCCGCATCAGCAGAGTTCCCGATCACATCCGAGGCGTCAACCCGGCACTGTTCGCACCAGCCGTCTTTCCAATCGGGCCTTACCATGCCCACGTCGGGGCGGGAGGAGCGCCGGAGAGAGCTCGGAGACTCAAGGAGCAGTGCCTCGACGAAGTCGTCCGGCTGAGCGGAAGCAAGCGCGGCGACTTCCTTGCGCAGATGAGGAGCCTCGTGAAGCGAGCGAGGGAGTACTACACCGAAGACATCGACATGGAGGACGAGGCCATGGCAGAGATGCTGCTCCTGGACGGGAGCTTcgtcctcgcctccctccATGGGACAGCACGGCTAACTCGAGGATCGTCGACATGTGGGGAGACAGAATCCTCGGATTGCGCTAATTCTTTCACCTGCCTGGAAGAGAGCGACGAGGAGAATCAGGTGGCTGTGGCGAACACGGACGTCGATAGCTGGCACCATTTCAACGTGGCGCGGGATCTCTTCCTCGTGGAGAACCAGATCCCGTTCTTCGTGGTGCAGAAGATATACGAGCTCCTCGTCAAGAACCACCCACGCGCGGATCGCCGGGCCGTCAGCGCCGTGGAGGCGTATGTCCGGGACGTGATGGCCGTCTACGCgaagggcgacggcgaggcggcagcGCTGCAGCCGCACCATCTGCTTCACCTCAGCCACATGTACCTGAGACCAATCGAGCAGCTCTCGCCCTGGAGCGACGACGGCAAGTGCTCCGTCACGACCGTGGGCCGGCTTCGCCGGGCCACGCAGTACCGCGGGCTCATGGTGCGCTTCCGGAAGCTGGACATCGGCGGCAAGGCGGCGCCGCGCAGCATCCTGGACTTGGcgttccgcggcggcgcgctggaGATACCGCGGCTGGAGATCGACGGCGACACGTGGAGGCAGATGGCGAACCTCGTCCTGCTGGAGCAGGCGAGCCCGCACGTCGGGCTCTACGTCACGGCGTACTGCGCCTTCATGTCGCAGCTCGCCGGCACCGCCGACGACGTCGCGCTGCTCTGCGAGAGCGGGATCATCGAGCAccacctcggcggcgacggggacgtcgTCGAGGGGTTCCGGAAGCTCTGCGACGGCATCATCTTCGACGCCAACGACGACGCGTACAACTACCTCAGGCCGGTGTACCAGGCGTTGGAGGAGCACTGCCGTCGCCGCACGCCGAAGCTGCTTCGCTGGCTGCGAGCACACGCCAACTGCCCCAACCCATGGATGGTTCTCGGCGTCCTCACCATCATCACCCTGCTCTGTTTCATCGTGCAGCAGCTGCACCATGCCACTCTAAGGAACCCTGCGACTTGA
- the LOC102704367 gene encoding uncharacterized protein LOC102704367, protein MATIEEQVKLYYDDLDLWSSFSFSNNGQAFREMLMRDGCFLLVTLGVLAQEPELDIDLGEEAVGADGPLPVMTTHSKWDHQFWFDDIVLSGNQLPFAVVQEIYRLIRPGTDRQVPLQNIGMFIQPKLAPRYTRRPVSNPVNADHVLHLCHELLKPTVTTVSPRASEASYTDDRQEDGGVGRWRRATEYSSLMVTFRERDLVGGDAQCVTDVRVRGDRVVEIPKLELDLPTWRLLRHLMLLEQMNEHLGDHVTAYCTFMSQIASTSADVSLLREKGILEHWEASDERAAQKLGKLCDQMHFNPDEGNYLEAEWRALDRHCRRSRSRLWAKLCRYKDWKNPLVLLGILVAIVILVCAILQTIYAISSYDRDKMTQPSRLHIP, encoded by the coding sequence ATGGCCACGATTGAAGAGCAGGTGAAGCTGTACTACGATGACCTTGACCTATGGTCGTCGTTCTCGTTCAGCAACAACGGCCAAGCTTTCCGCGAGATGCTGATGAGAGACGGATGCTTCCTACTAGTCACCCTGGGGGTGCTCGCACAAGAGCCGGAGCTTGATATAGACCTGGGAGAAGAAGCAGTTGGAGCTGACGGACCATTACCTGTCATGACAACCCACAGCAAGTGGGATCACCAGTTCTGGTTCGATGACATCGTTCTCTCCGGGAACCAGCTCCCGTTCGCCGTGGTGCAAGAAATCTACCGTCTCATTAGACCTGGAACCGACCGGCAGGTTCCCCTTCAGAACATCGGCATGTTCATCCAGCCCAAGCTGGCGCCACGGTACACGAGGAGGCCGGTGAGCAACCCGGTGAACGCCGACCACGTCCTCCACCTCTGCCATGAGCTGCTCAAGCCAACGGTGACGACGGTGAGCCCTCGGGCAAGCGAGGCATCATACACGGACGACCGGCAAGAAGATGGCGGCGTGGGCAGGTGGCGAAGGGCGACGGAGTACAGCTCTCTGATGGTGACCTTCAGGGAGAGGgatctcgtcggcggcgacgcgcagTGCGTCACGGACGTCAGGGTCCGCGGCGACCGCGTGGTGGAGATACCCAAGCTGGAGCTGGACCTGCCGACCTGGCGGCTGCTGCGACACCTGATGCTGCTGGAGCAGATGAACGAGCACCTCGGCGACCATGTGACCGCCTACTGCACCTTCATGTCGCAGATCGCGTCGACCAGCGCGGATGTCAGCCTGCTCAGGGAGAAGGGGATCCTGGAGCACTGGGAGGCCAGCGACGAGAGGGCGGCCCAGAAGCTGGGCAAGCTCTGCGATCAAATGCATTTCAACCCGGACGAGGGCAACTATCTCGAGGCAGAATGGCGTGCGCTCGACAGGCACTGCAGGAGATCGCGGTCGCGTCTGTGGGCGAAGCTGTGCCGCTACAAGGATTGGAAGAACCCGTTGGTGCTGCTGGGCATCCTCGTTGCTATTGTCATACTTGTGTGCGCGATACTTCAAACGATCTACGCCATCTCGTCCTACGACAGGGATAAGATGACCCAGCCGTCCAGACTGCACATCCCTTAA